The region GGTTATGGATTGAAAATTTCAATCATAAATTCATCTGAGTTACCCATCTATTTTATCTATTAGATGATCGATCCCTTGAATTttacaaaattcaatttgaataccaaactttattttactaatttttcaGTTCCTTTTTAGTTGGAGGAGAGAGATGAGGTTGTTGGATTCTAGTTCAGAGAAAGAAATTGTCCGCTGGTGAGGAATTCGACCAccaaaataatagtttttttttgtgtcaaatggttCTATATGATGAAGAGAGTTAAGAttacgtgttttttttatattgaaaacacTTGAAAAGTCAGATTTGAGCTAGGgaagtttttgtgttttcaggTGGATTTCAGGTTTTAGGGTGGTTTTTTACGTTTTCCATGAACAAATATTGGTTTAACAAGGTCTTTAGGGGTTTCCCAAGTATTTTGGgcaaaaaataggttgaaaatgagtttctaggcaaaaaaataaaagactatgTTTTTTTGGCCACCATAGTAGCCGCCTAGCCGGATTCTGGGAATGAACAGACGACATGTCATTTTGTTTCCTGATGAATGGGGCAGACGACGCACTGTGCGCccaattaaacttaaaaaaaaatacaggccCATGCGTTTGGGCTTggtctaatttaaaaaaaaaatgaaaaaaatgcattagttgatttttttttgaaataaattttgggtttatgttttaattagtttgtgattattttttaatgatattagatgtgtttaatttttaaagaggtAGGTATGATTTATCTgtgattttttctaaattttttatatgtgcagccttgcatttattttttgtttttattcaataaattttatgtgtgttggtttttattgcaatttttatgtgtttttctattACACATTTACTTTGATggagaaatttattaaacacaataaGATAAATTACCCATGTTGCgatgttaaatattttgatattcatTTGTCGCTTAATTTTTTACAGTAACTAAGCATTAAGTTGGTGTTTTATTTCacgattgtattttttttttatcatgtagttaaataaaaaatagttttggaaaAACAAATCTCACTAGAGTCTATAACCCGTTTCATGGGTTTGGCATACTACCCTGAGTTACCTGGTTCATAGGTTTAACGAGTTTACCccctagttgattttttttttggtttttgattcgttaattatttttaattgttttttcttgattttattctgtaatatttgattggttgagaaatatattacttaatttattttttttactttctttaggGTCATCATTGTCTTgagtaagtttttatttttagatcggTGCTTGATTTTCtaaccatatatttttattttataattaaaaataatattttataaaaaaacaaattattaaactcaatggagTCCATGACACGATTTATTTAGGGATTGAGATCGATCAAATATGTCGTTGtctcaataaatttaatgaattttttttttatcttggagtTTTGTTAAAAGCTAAACCATGTTTTTAATAGTcgttaaaattacattttgatctatgaaattaattaatttaatttggatcaattttcacgtaatttaatttaaaattcaaattaaataaaaagttaaattgtgagattttaaattgatatattaaatcagatttaataacacgataaaaaagttttcatggtattaataatttttaatattttaaaaaatttatccgaGACAAAAAGCTAATTAACTAGTTAAAGACTGAAATTTGACTAGAAAGTGCAAAATGTCTGTGAAGGTGGGtcttaaatcattaaaatttaaaagacttgagcaaatgattttataattagggttttattttataaatttccaTCGTTGTCGAAAAAAAAGGTAATCTTTGTTTATAACGTTACAAGTgtatccttcttttttttttttttaataatatgctATGAGTGTATAGCTTAGAAatacttaaataataataataataataataataataataagaagtcATTTTTCTAGTCCTGcgaatattcaaaatattaaataactaacattttttaaattataaaagaaaattgtatgttttagttttttttttgaaataacttGAAATCCTAGAGATTGAAAATTCTCATCATGGTTATCAAAACTAGCTTGACTTAACAGGTTTATCTAATCACTTTTCAAGTAAAACAAgatgaatttgttttaaaatttgtttagaaattaattcaaactcgAGTAATTATATAGATTAACATGTGATTTAGTGATTTAACCAAACCAAAGTGAGAATTAATTaagtcaatataaaaattttttattcaaaaactattttcttttatatttttttacattttctttcaaaacaattttattttggaatGATCCATAACCTACCCGAATTTTTTACCACATTAAATTATCTAATAACTATAATTCTGATTCATTATACAAACTTGtgtgtttttcaaaatagataTCAGTTTAATGCctcgtttgtttgctgaaaaataattttattttataaaataaattttaaaaaagtgaatttcagtaaagtgaattattttttgatgtttgatagtgtaatgaaaaataaattggaaaacacttttcagtatttggttatgtaataaaaaataaactaaaaaataacttattaatattttatttttttgttaattaaggGGTCAAAATtctgataattttaaaacactttctttatatatttgagTATGCcgttgaaattatttttttttcaagattttaatttttttaatattaaaaatatttttttaaaaataaaaaatatatattattttaatatatttttaaataaaaaacaattttaaaaaataccgtttcaacaattcaaaaaaattaaaagaaattgcttTGCGTTGTTTTtccttatataaaaatattattataaaaactaaaacaaaataaaatccaaaaagagTCCTCACATCTTCCACATCTACCCAAACCAGTCATCTAAAGTTCTAAACTAAAACCCACGCTTCtagcctctctctctcaaatccCAGCCCGCCGCTTCGTATTTCCACCTCCGGCCTTCCTCTCCAAAACCTCGGCAGAACCCTTATCCACCCCCAACACCACTTGGTGGTGTTTTCTAGTTCacaaaaaaagtatataaaaatctCCCCCCTCCATCCATTAGCAAATGGCGGCCGCTTCTACCTCAGAAATAACAGAGGGACCCGTCCTTAGCCTGATCACCAAACGCCTTCGCGGTCTCAAGAAGAAATTCAACCGAATCGTCCAGATGGAAGAGTCAATCGCCCAAGGAAAGCCTATTAACAAAGAACAAGAGGACTTCCTCCGTTCCAAACCCTCTGTCGCTGCCGCAATTGATGAGCTTGAGAAGCTGCGCCAGCCTCTCTCTGTCGCTGTGTCCGAAGAAATTGAGCTTGCTGCCCATCGACTCAACCCTAAATCTGACAGCACAGTTGTTCCGGAAGCAAGTAATGGAGTGGTGGAGGATCTgttgcatttgttttattttgggtgCTTGTTTGATGTAAGGTCCCAGAACGATTTCACTGCCACCATGTTGACTCGGACGCATGAAAGAGGTTGCTGCTTGACTTATGATTATGTCACTGATGATGCTACGGATCTGCTTAGCGAGAGGGATTTGGATATGATTTCTATACTGGGTGGTGGTTTGCTCATTTCGCGCCCTGTCAATTCTAGCTTATCTCATAAGAATGCTTTGCAGCGATGCATGGAGCATGCCAAGTTGTGGCTGGCTAATTCTGACCAACCAATTGATTCGAACGTCAACGTTTCCTGTCTGTaatccctcttcttcttcttcttctttaaataattattatttacgtaataatttttgtttattaatttatggGGATGCTGTTTCTTTATGTAGATGCTGAATTGAGGGAGAAGCTCAATAAGATCATGGCTTCTGATTATTTCACTACAACACCAGAGATTAAAGCTCCAGTGGAaatggctgctgctgctggcaATTATGTGCCGTTCCAAGTTCCTTTCTCAGCACATATGGACGAAGACTCTGTGGCGCAATACCAGCCAAAGGTATAGAACAGCATTTACttgtaactttctttttttttccttgttaaatATGCTTTGGATATTTGATCGTAATGCTGTTATGATTAGTTTGATTTCGGATTTTATGACGTGTTTATTAATATCTACAGTCATGTGAGCTACCTTTTGTTTCCACTTGTTTTTGAATGATCTCATGCTATCCAATATTTGGGCTAAATTTCTTGTTGTCACTACAATAACAAAACTGAGGCAAAGGACATAGTGAGCTCCCCCAATTTCCCCTTACTTCTCAGTTAATATAGTGTTTTTCAtagaaatcaattattattactCTAAGAGCATTCATAATGGTGGTTTTGGACCCAAACATCGGCAGTAATTAATCACCCAGTGGAATAAAGTGGTTTGACATGATGAATGTTTTTGTCATGATTAGTTTCTTAAGTATTCTGTCACATGATCATCACTATAGGATATGACCAACTATGACATGGTGATGTAGGAGCAAATCTAAAGTAACATCTGAAATCTGATAGTTTACTGTAGCGCGTTACTGTAGCAGGTTTCTTTTAAATAGGTAATTTCAATTTCTAGTTTATCTCATACactttatttattgtatttgggTGGTAGAGATTTAGTTATTTTCAAGGGTTAAGACTTCTTTTTGTCACGGTTGGGCTAGCTATTTGAGGACAATTGACGTGATGAATATGATTGGTATTTTTATGGTAAAATGACATTACATGGTGAAAACAAAATAGAAGGTAAAATGATTGAGGACGGTAAGCCTCACAGGCTCACACTAATAGATTCCAGGAACCTCTCCTTGAATGAAAGCATCACACTTCTCGCATTCATGTTTTAAGCAGAGGCTGCACTTTATTCAATACTGTAATTGAAATGCTATAAGTATAAGTACAAGCTTGAGTTGCCTCTAATCCTAATTATACGTGGGTTGCTAAATAAGAATCATAGAAATTCCTACTTGGCTAGTCATATTTTAGAAGCTCTAACCCTAATCCTTGAAGGAAAAGTAATCACTACTAAGATCCCTGTCGTATGGGCTACTATGGTAAACATCCTCTTTTTCTTTGGGGTGCTTTTATATGAACAAGTTCTTGTTATATTTATCAAGGTTGGTTTCAGCATTGATGAATGAAAATGTTAGAGCTTGATGCCATATTAGtactttttaataattcaattgCTATTGAGAGCTAACTTGCAGTCAGATTTTCAACAAGTAGGAAATTAGATCATAGAAAGTGGTTTTGGACACTGTAACCCCTTTGCATTTGTGTGTGTAAAGgaaattgtaaaaatacaaaattgctCTACCCCATTACAGAATACAGTATGTATGTTATTTTGGCAAGATGACTTCTTCATTGACAGAAGCGAACAACTTGATCTCTTCTCTATTTTATAGAATACAGTATATATGTTATTTGCTTTGCCCTGTCATAGTTCAGTgaaatagtttattttcttagttaataGAGCACTGGCTTTGTAATAACAACTTggagaatttatttattgaggATGAAGGGAGGCTAGATTCTTTGATAGTGTGCGTTCTTAATGGTGATTTGTTGTACTTGAAATGCTATTTCAAGACAATCATCTACCTCGCCTACTACTCTGTATATAAGAACTCTCCATGGCTTTTGATATGTTCTTCGATGGGCAAGTTTAGATGAATGTCCTTAGCTGATTGGTCCCTGATTTCAGTAGTTGTTTCTTCACGACAATGTCTTATCCTTCACGATCCTCTCTTAATAAAATTCTTCTATTAGAAACATCATAGAAATAGATCTTTGTAAAACTGCTcttgttttctagtttaaaATTCACAGGGCAATGTTAATTATCACACATGGTTGTGCATTGTATTTCTGTAAGAATCTGTGTCAAATTGTTGCTTACATGTGTGCTAGTTTTGCTTGTCAACAAGGATACTTGAGAATTATATTGCTATTTAAGATATGGCTAAAGTATAGCTGTAAACATCAGCATGCTTTTGGATTTATCCCTGTGGGTATCATTCCATTGTGGATCTTCCCTGAGAAGGGGCTGAATCAGTGGAAGCTTCATGGCAAGAAAGCAGTTGCTATTTTTAGGAATATAGAGGACAGGGCATGGCTTAAAGATTTGTTGATTAAATATCAGAAGTGAACCTATTAACATGGGAGAAGGGTTGGGGTGTGGGGGAGCAAGCGAGCATCccattttggttttttgtaaAGGGATTGGGAGTATTTACACCATCCTTTGTTGTTGTGAACCATTGATTTTGTGCATAAGCTGCTTGcacttgttttgattttatggtGCTTTGGAAGGATTTgctcaattttattctcttttcaactttataattgattttttcaaccCAAAAGAGTGCTGTATTCCTTTTCTCTGTTCTAGTAGAAACTATTAGATTTGCTTAGGTGATTTAGagtctttatttttcaaattatctagTATGGAGAGACATTTCAAAGCTTGAATTTTCCATGTAGAAATAAAAGAATGGGAAATGCTTTGTTCAGGCAGTTTTAGTCTGTGTGAGGAGCAGAGAAGGGAAGGCTTACAAAGGACCCTGGTAGTTAAGGAGGTTTGCTTGAAAGGCATTCTCTATGTTGGCGAGAGGGTAACACATCTGTTCTAAGTAGTTACATGTCTTTAGAATTTGTGAATTGTGTTTGAAGCAGAGTTCCATGAAGTTACATGGACAGGAGGTTCCTGTTACACTTAAAAGCGGATAGGATGAAAATTTTAAACCACCTTTTATGATAAGATAAGGCGTTGCATGTTTTACACGTCATCCTATGAAGTAATTAGGGATCTGTTATCTATACCAGCAATTTGAAGCTGCCTTTATTGTAAGTCAAATCATATCATTCTTTCCAGATGTGATATCTTTGAAGCCATCTTGCAAGtttagtttgtttttgaaaaataaaattaaaaatagcttTTACCAGAACATGCTCCTGTTTTCAGTCCTTGGTTTAACAACTATTTTATGACTGCATattatgtgtattttttttttcatttaaacgAGTTAGCTATGGTTGTTTGCTTCCAAAATATGCTACTCTGTCCGTCCTGTTAAATTAGATTGAACCATGTGATTTATTGTTGGCTgtgattttcaatttcttaaatcatccttttattttgtttcactAATAATCTCTTTTGTAAGCCATCCTTTCATTCTGACTGTTTCCTAAACCTATTTCTATTCCAATGGAGTATGTACTGTGCTGGTTTTTGTCGATCACGGAAAGGTGCAACAGATGATAATTCAAAATTGCAATGATTCCAGGCTTTCATTGATTCTCAGTTGGaaatttaatcagtttaatGTTGATGCTGTGTCTGAATTCGTAGAAATTTGCATAACCAAGCCACATCTATCCTGATTATGCTGTTATTGTTTGCTTGGATTTTTGTCAGTCAGTTGGCGAACTATTTTCTTTGGGGAAATCTATACCCATTCTGTTCTCCTCTCCATAATGTGAAAGCaattatcatttatattttcttctgGCCATTTCCTTTCTAGCTTTGTATATTTTCCTTAAGACTTCTAAaacttttattatcatttatattCTTAGGAACAAGAGACAGAAAATATCCAACATGAAACTGGTGATGATCAATCTTGTCCTGCTGAGGAACTTCAGAAGGTGCTTGCACTTGGGATGATATAATCTTCTTCCTCGCCTGTGtattttttgcttgaatgaATGTGGTTGGTTTCTTTATTGCAGGATGAACAAGAGACTGAAAACCCAGCAGTTGTCTCGGATCAAGAAGAGCAAGACAACCCATCTAGAGAAGTTGAAGTATATTATAATCAGAGAGAGGTAGGGCATGTAGAAGTTGATCATAATCAGAGAGAGGCAGAGCCTAAGGAGCAACAATACGTTTCTCGAAGGAACTACCAGAACCAAAGAGGTGGTCGCGGCGGCGGCAATGGTGGTCGCAGGGGTTATTCAAATGGTCGTGGTGGTCGAAGTGGTGGTAGAGGAGGTGGTGGCTACCAGATTGACCGCAACCAACACTATGATCAGCCTGGAAACTATTATCAGAGGAACAACTATAATAATCAAGGAAGGGGTGTCAGAGGTGGTGGGCACACTTATAACAACAATGGTTCTACAGGTGAAGCCCCGGCTGATGTTGGGGTGGCTTCATGATGACACTCGTTGCTTGTCCGTAGGGTGTCGAGTTCCATGTTTTTTAGGCTGGTGGTGAAAacatttcttttgctttatgtGAAACTTGTCCAGAATGCAGGTTGATGTTTACGAATACACCACCCAGGACACCCCTCCTTTTTGTAGTTCAGCCTGCGAACTTCCATTGAAAACttttaagaaaatgaagttCAGCTTGATTTGCTAAAAAAGGGGTTAATTAGCGAACTTTTAGCGGCTTCTTGTTGATGAACTTGATCGGTGTTGGGTTAGGCAGGCAGGCAGATAGGTTTTCTTGGTATATGTGGCAGAGCTGTAAGGTTTATTGTTATTTAACTCTACTTCTCTCGCCGTTCACTTTGATTGACCAGTGAATATGCGATCCGGTATCCATCAACAATCCCCGTTgctatcttcatctttttttttaaaaaaaaatatctaatataatttatattattttttagtatatattttcaaatgaaaacccTCTAGCTTGAaacttatattaatttatattattttattttattaattttgttaaataaaataagggctgtaaaataaaatgaggCTGTGGGAATTGACCGAGGTGGTGACATCGATAAATTTATCATTGGACCGTTATTAATACGCACATGCCCTTATAGGATGCATGTAACCCGGGCTAAAATAAGTACCCACCAACGATGAACAAGTTAGCTTTATCAAATTACCAATTTACCCATTCgtttgagaaattttatatcccttgtcaaaattattaataataattgtgtaTCTCAAAATAATTACCCACCAACGATGTATAAGTTAGGCTTCGGgcccagaaaacaaaaaaagtgattaggccTGTTtggtatttaataataataataataaaagaagcaAATGGGTCTTCcgtttaaattctaatttttgtCTTAAGAAAGGTGTTACCCTCATGTCCCGTTGACTTTTCTTGCCATTTTTTTGTGTGGGAAAAACATTTTCCTTAaaaatgagttattttttattatttagatatattaaaaataataattaaaaaaaattatgatgtttgtgataaagaagaagaataagaagaagaagaagaagataatgattATAGTTATAATGGTAGTTATAATGATAATATTTGTGATGatgattgtaataataatagtattgattacgatgataataattatataataatgattGTTGTGATAATAACTATGAAAGTATTGACTACTAGTGACGAGatggggcttttttttttttatcatggaagTGTTGATATTAAAAGGTTATAATTGTAATATTTATGGTGGTGGTtgtgatagtaataatattgatggtagttattgttgttgtaaaataataattgttatggtaataattatgataatgcTGATAACCAAAGATGAAAATTGAGatggtgattttttattatgacaATGATGGTTAAAGATTAGGGTAGAATGATGATAAAACAGTGATTCAGTTGTTATTATTACGATGGTAATATTATTTCtccaactaaaataattaaatgatagtATATTGAGAGTTGGAAATACTAAGAAAAATACTCTCCCTTCTTTTAGAGATTACTACTCAagggttaataaaaaaatattttttattaatttattttttaatatttatttctcaCCGACAAAAATACTCTAATACTGCTTCACAAGTTAATACTAGGACCGTTGTTTTTTCGACAAATTAGTGCACAAAAGCACCTTTGCATTATGTGGAccgttgttttattattattattattctctatgggaatatatatatatatatatatatatgtggctGGAAGAATATAGGCGCAAGGTAAGTGGCGGACGTAAGAAAGGTGCGATGATATGAGCCGCAGATATAAATTCACCAATGAATCCTCTTATTTCTGATTCCCAGCTGTGCAATCcttctttttgtcttttggCCCCCACCACCAccgctttctttctttttaattaaaaatacaccatcaactttttttctttctttcagcgTAAATTACACTCATGGCCCCTCTTTTTCTGGAATTTGGACGGTGCCAATTCTTTGACATATTAGTCCCTCTTTTATTATCCATGGTTTTAAAACTTGGATTAGCCTAAGAATCAATCTAAATCCTTGCCAATTCTGGTTTGGATTCATTCGAGTCATggaagaaataagaaatgaaatgaaatctaGTTATcctaattaaaaacttataattaacTTTGATAAATCAAGTTATTAACCCactaactattttaaaaaaatatttttgattaaaatgatattattttaatttttttaaaaaaattagagttgactcgagtcaaccaTCCCAACCAtgcttttgagaatttttttaatttttaattgtttttatttttatttttatgtgctgatattaaaaataaaaaatattatatcaatatattaaaaaaaaacccctttaaAAAGCAATTTCTATAATCCTTCcccatttataattttcaatcctcCCAgtttcgatgcattggctcccataatatatatatatatatatatatatatatatatatatatatatatatatatagagttttCAATGCTTTTAATTTGGATGGAATGATTTCCATCCCTCCCTTTGGATGTATAGTAAGTCATTCATCATTTCTCTTCTAAATCTTTTCACTTTACCCatgaatcttgaaaaaaatagcataaatttgttcttaaaattgagagaaaaagagTTCAAATTTAAATTGTAGAAAGGAAAAGTATTCTTCTCTCCATCTACAATGACATGTCTCAGAAATCTCGCAACTGGGATTCTATtttacttgggttttttttttttttttatgaattctaCTCTCTAATTTTTTGGTTATTTCAATagagatttttgtttgtttgaattGACACCCCATTATtatgttaaattattaatagatactttattttatttttttgttcgatCGAcaccctttatatatatatatatatatatatatatatatatatatatatatatatatatatatatatactatgaCTAAGGGCACTTCCACTTATGAATTTGGGTCAGGTTTGCCCCTATGCTTCAAAGAGTAAATTGCATGGCTAATAATATGATAATTGTCGGGTTTGGGATGCGTCGCTTTGAAGCATTTGGgcaaatcttttattttcattatttattttttaattttattatttattatttatttaattttataaattattttaatttattttctataacattattataatcttaaataaacTTCTCAATATTTAGTTTGTGCTTTATTTTCTAAGTATCTATCTATATTatggtataattaaataaaaaataattttttttaaaaaaagttcttaAACTCAATAATATCTATCATCCAAACCATGAATTTTAAAGGTTTAGCCTTGAGATTCTAgtcgatctaatatattattatatcaatattaaaaaataattattttaaatttattttaaaagtcaatttctttttttttttggacctcTAGTTTTCTGTGGATATTACAAATCAAGTGGTCAAATCATGAGAACTTTCATTTCAAGAAAACTAAAtagtttttgaatattttgtttattgaaatCTTTGTTGATTCAAGAGGAAGGGCGACCCTTTAAACTAGCATTCTGTGCATcaattttgataataaattttCTTGGATATTTGATATCAAGATTCGAAAGTAGCAACTCAACGAAGGAGGCAAAACTTCTTGACCACCTTACCAATCCTACGAAGTTGAAGTGCTTACAGCTACTCAGGTCTTTGTTTGATTCCAAAATacttaaatgttttgttttcttatttcttaatgGCCTCCACTATAGTAGAACATAGATTCGGAAAAAAAATACCACTCCACAGGACAACAACGCAGACGCAGTTTCTGGAcaataattaattgttaatttagGTGAAATGAAGTCGAAGGGACTTCCTAGAGCCTTTCTTAAGCCCTATCGGCGGTCCTTGTAATGGCCGGTCACCTCAAAGAATCTGATTCCCTGTACTGGAAACATAATTTTCCATCACTCTGGACCTTATATAGAGCACTCCCACCAAGTCCTACTTTCAAGACAAAGCCTTTCCTCCATTTGCAACAGCTTTATTTGGAGTAAAGCATTCTAGCTACGTGAGTCAGCTATGGAGTTTGGTTGGCCAGTTTTTCAGCGAGGAAGAACAGTGCAAACAAGATTCTTTAATTTTGATCACTCCAATGGATTTGCATGCACAAAGCCAGCTGCTGGGGTTGTGGATGTCCATTCTGTAGACGCATGGAGATCCTATTTCGAGGCCAACAAGCAAAACAACAAATTGGTAAAAAATCtcattcttttctgttttttctatttcctcTGGTACCTTACATTATGCATGCTAATTGTAAACGTTAATCTTTCCTTccctgttttttaaaaagttattttatttaaacaatattaaattgatatttttttagaagtttaatggttttgatatgttagtgtgaattttttaaaaaaatacaataaaatattattttaatgtattttaaattaaaaattaattttaaaaatattacatgtTTGGTATTTCCATGcacaatttcaaatttttttctaactagAGGTGTTTTCAAcgtaaaaaaacacatcattcTCAAGTTATATGACTTGCATAAATCTGggtggaaaaaataaatgaaacgaGAAATCGGAAAAAGGATTTATCTCCTCTATCATCTATGTGATTGATAGCAcaacatttattttcttacgGTTTCCTCTTCTGGTGTTAAAGCTGGTGATTGAATTCACGGCGACATGGTGTGGACCTTGCCGATACATGGAACAGACCATGAAGGACTTTGCTGCCAAGTACACAGACGTTGTGTTCATCAGGATTGACGTTGATGAACTGCAGGTAACAACACTCTTATCCTTCCACAGCTAGCTACTGCACGATGATATATTGGTTTGGCTTGTTGCCTTCTTAATTAAACCATGACAAAAATGTACATTGAAACAGCATGTGGCTCAGCAATTCAATGTGACTACCATGCCAGCATTTTCACTCTTGAAGAAAGGGAAGATAGTTGACGAGGTAGCAGGGGTCAAGAAGAGTGAGCTT is a window of Populus nigra chromosome 10, ddPopNigr1.1, whole genome shotgun sequence DNA encoding:
- the LOC133705868 gene encoding uncharacterized protein LOC133705868 isoform X1, with protein sequence MAAASTSEITEGPVLSLITKRLRGLKKKFNRIVQMEESIAQGKPINKEQEDFLRSKPSVAAAIDELEKLRQPLSVAVSEEIELAAHRLNPKSDSTVVPEASNGVVEDLLHLFYFGCLFDVRSQNDFTATMLTRTHERGCCLTYDYVTDDATDLLSERDLDMISILGGGLLISRPVNSSLSHKNALQRCMEHAKLWLANSDQPIDSNVNVSYAELREKLNKIMASDYFTTTPEIKAPVEMAAAAGNYVPFQVPFSAHMDEDSVAQYQPKEQETENIQHETGDDQSCPAEELQKDEQETENPAVVSDQEEQDNPSREVEVYYNQREVGHVEVDHNQREAEPKEQQYVSRRNYQNQRGGRGGGNGGRRGYSNGRGGRSGGRGGGGYQIDRNQHYDQPGNYYQRNNYNNQGRGVRGGGHTYNNNGSTGEAPADVGVAS
- the LOC133705340 gene encoding thioredoxin H-type 2-like: MEFGWPVFQRGRTVQTRFFNFDHSNGFACTKPAAGVVDVHSVDAWRSYFEANKQNNKLLVIEFTATWCGPCRYMEQTMKDFAAKYTDVVFIRIDVDELQHVAQQFNVTTMPAFSLLKKGKIVDEVAGVKKSELENKIEKHGMI
- the LOC133705868 gene encoding uncharacterized protein LOC133705868 isoform X2, which gives rise to MAAASTSEITEGPVLSLITKRLRGLKKKFNRIVQMEESIAQGKPINKEQEDFLRSKPSVAAAIDELEKLRQPLSVAVSEEIELAAHRLNPKSDSTVVPEASNGVVEDLLHLFYFGCLFDVRSQNDFTATMLTRTHERGCCLTYDYVTDDATDLLSERDLDMISILGGGLLISRPVNSSLSHKNALQRCMEHAKLWLANSDQPIDSNVNVSYAELREKLNKIMASDYFTTTPEIKAPVEMAAAAGNYVPFQVPFSAHMDEDSVAQYQPKDEQETENPAVVSDQEEQDNPSREVEVYYNQREVGHVEVDHNQREAEPKEQQYVSRRNYQNQRGGRGGGNGGRRGYSNGRGGRSGGRGGGGYQIDRNQHYDQPGNYYQRNNYNNQGRGVRGGGHTYNNNGSTGEAPADVGVAS